The proteins below are encoded in one region of Chloroflexota bacterium:
- a CDS encoding ATP-binding protein, whose amino-acid sequence MTRKSPLSRFPRGPNTEYLPEPDADRLAETLVAFANAEGGTILLGIASDGTPAEGLLGNEMEEALRAALLMCRPPIRTEWEQMETTGGTVAAIRVPRSTELHAMADGRVLIRSGQENRPLGGEQVRQLASGKSSGDFEMQEVPGAQRDDLDQTVIQDYIARREDKQGRQIKLPQERLLRQIGALTADGTPTVAGILLFGLEPQFFLPQATLTFVRFSGTDLRGPGGLPGYHRRDEITGPLAQVIERTWAILLQEMRIEAVVKGLRREERAEYPQIAVREAMVNAVCHRDYRLGGRHIEIRMFDDRLEVLSPGGLPGYITIDNIVEEHFSRNPRIVNGLYHWNYIEELGLGIDKMIEAMVQAGHPQPLFNATPHSFAVTLSNQREHVRVSGASDWQSSMNERQLRALQHMQESGRITSREYQQLCPSVSAETLRLDMVDLTDKGVVMKIGVKRGTYYILK is encoded by the coding sequence ATGACCCGGAAATCACCCTTATCGAGGTTTCCCAGAGGACCGAACACCGAATATCTGCCCGAACCAGACGCAGACCGCCTTGCCGAAACGCTGGTCGCCTTCGCCAACGCTGAGGGCGGAACGATCCTTCTCGGCATCGCATCCGATGGCACGCCGGCAGAAGGCTTGTTGGGAAATGAAATGGAGGAGGCGCTGCGCGCTGCTCTGCTCATGTGCCGGCCACCCATCCGCACCGAATGGGAACAAATGGAAACCACCGGCGGCACAGTGGCAGCAATACGCGTGCCCCGTTCCACTGAATTGCATGCCATGGCAGATGGTCGGGTCCTGATCCGCAGCGGTCAGGAAAACCGCCCGCTGGGCGGCGAGCAGGTCCGACAACTGGCATCCGGAAAGTCCTCCGGAGATTTCGAGATGCAGGAAGTGCCCGGGGCACAACGGGATGATCTGGATCAAACAGTCATCCAGGACTATATCGCCCGCCGGGAGGACAAACAGGGTCGCCAGATCAAACTCCCGCAGGAGCGCCTGTTGCGCCAGATTGGAGCGCTCACGGCCGATGGAACCCCCACGGTGGCTGGTATCCTTCTTTTTGGATTGGAGCCTCAGTTCTTTCTGCCGCAGGCCACCCTGACCTTTGTCCGTTTCAGCGGCACCGACCTGCGCGGGCCAGGCGGTCTTCCAGGTTATCATCGCCGGGATGAAATCACCGGCCCCCTGGCCCAGGTCATCGAAAGAACGTGGGCAATCCTTTTGCAGGAAATGCGCATCGAGGCGGTGGTCAAGGGCTTGCGCCGCGAGGAACGCGCCGAGTACCCCCAGATCGCAGTGCGTGAGGCCATGGTCAACGCAGTCTGCCATCGCGATTATCGCCTGGGCGGCCGGCACATCGAGATACGCATGTTTGACGACCGGCTTGAGGTGCTTAGTCCAGGTGGGCTGCCCGGCTATATCACCATCGACAATATCGTCGAGGAGCATTTCAGCCGCAATCCCCGCATCGTCAACGGCCTCTATCACTGGAACTATATCGAGGAGCTGGGCCTGGGCATCGACAAGATGATCGAAGCCATGGTTCAGGCCGGGCACCCCCAACCCCTCTTCAATGCCACACCCCACAGCTTTGCCGTGACGCTCAGCAACCAACGGGAACACGTCAGAGTGAGCGGCGCCAGCGATTGGCAATCCAGCATGAACGAACGCCAGTTGAGGGCCCTCCAGCATATGCAGGAATCGGGGCGAATTACCAGCCGCGAGTACCAACAACTCTGCCCCAGCGTTTCCGCTGAGACCCTGCGCCTGGACATGGTTGACCTGACCGATAAGGGCGTCGTCATGAAGATCGGCGTCAAACGAGGAACCTACTACATCCTGAAGTAG